The following coding sequences are from one Ruminococcus flavefaciens AE3010 window:
- a CDS encoding response regulator transcription factor — MKILIIEDEKVLADSLKLMLESKGFEAEAVYDGESGEQYAMLGIYDLIILDIMLPKKNGYQVAKAVRSKHNTTPILMLTAKSDVDDKVQGLDTGADYYLTKPFDARELLACVNALLRRQGSQVNELAFGNTRLDMESASLICGENSVRLSAREFEVMRILMTSGTNHISKETLLTKVWGYDSNAVENHVEAYVSFLRKKLVSIGSDVRIEAMRRLGYHLECEEKC; from the coding sequence ATGAAAATACTTATAATAGAGGACGAAAAGGTACTTGCAGATTCGCTGAAGCTCATGCTGGAGTCTAAGGGCTTTGAAGCAGAGGCAGTCTATGACGGCGAAAGCGGCGAGCAGTACGCTATGCTGGGTATCTATGACCTCATAATCCTTGACATAATGCTGCCGAAAAAGAACGGCTATCAGGTGGCAAAGGCTGTCCGCAGCAAGCACAATACAACGCCCATACTTATGCTGACTGCCAAATCAGACGTTGATGACAAGGTGCAGGGACTTGATACAGGTGCGGACTACTATCTCACCAAGCCCTTTGACGCAAGGGAGCTCCTCGCCTGCGTGAACGCACTTCTCCGCAGACAGGGCTCACAGGTGAACGAGCTTGCCTTCGGCAATACCCGACTTGATATGGAATCGGCTTCCCTTATATGCGGCGAAAACAGTGTAAGGCTGTCCGCAAGGGAGTTTGAGGTCATGCGCATACTTATGACCTCGGGAACGAACCACATCTCAAAGGAGACCCTGCTGACCAAGGTATGGGGCTACGACTCCAATGCTGTTGAGAACCATGTGGAGGCATATGTGAGCTTCCTGCGGAAAAAGCTTGTGAGTATCGGCTCAGATGTGCGTATCGAAGCCATGAGGCGCTTAGGCTATCATCTGGAGTGTGAAGAAAAATGCTGA
- a CDS encoding sensor histidine kinase produces MLKRLRIKFIAVIMSIVTVLFIVIFGFVLHFTTQNIQRESIQMMRAMVFRPPDAVPMGRPDNMPDNIRLPLFTVNISDDGKLTAFGSDLFDLNDETMLKKLVDAVEERKKDTGILPDYDLRYMRDENGFRKAIVFADISREKAMIKGFIRNSLIIGLIGYAAFFVISLLLAKWVTKPVEKTWNEQKQFIADASHELKTPLTVIMTNAEMMSDKSYSESDRDGFTKNILSTSKRMRGLVESLLELARLDNNRAAVKLATLDLSKLINDSILPFEPLFYENDMELATDIDDEISVEGDKDKLRQVMNILLDNALKYSDPADKATVKLKRQAANCVLSVSGLGTPLTKEELENIFKRFYRVDQARNDGQSYGLGLSIAESIVAEHNGKIWAESSNGYNTFYVSLPLTAKQE; encoded by the coding sequence ATGCTGAAACGGCTGAGGATAAAATTCATTGCAGTAATAATGAGCATCGTAACGGTGCTGTTCATTGTCATATTCGGATTTGTGCTGCATTTTACCACGCAGAATATACAGCGTGAGAGCATACAGATGATGCGGGCCATGGTATTCCGCCCGCCTGATGCAGTGCCCATGGGCAGACCCGATAATATGCCCGATAATATCCGCCTGCCCTTATTCACGGTGAATATATCCGATGACGGCAAGCTCACTGCATTCGGCAGCGACCTTTTTGACCTGAACGATGAGACCATGCTGAAAAAGCTGGTTGACGCTGTTGAGGAGAGAAAAAAGGATACGGGCATACTTCCCGACTATGACCTGAGATACATGAGAGACGAAAACGGCTTCAGAAAAGCCATAGTTTTTGCGGATATATCCAGAGAAAAGGCAATGATAAAGGGCTTTATCAGAAATTCCCTGATAATAGGACTTATAGGCTATGCAGCCTTTTTTGTAATAAGCTTGCTCCTGGCGAAATGGGTGACGAAGCCCGTTGAAAAGACATGGAATGAGCAGAAGCAGTTCATAGCGGACGCTTCCCACGAGCTGAAAACTCCGCTTACGGTCATAATGACAAACGCGGAGATGATGAGCGACAAGAGCTACTCCGAAAGCGACAGAGACGGCTTCACAAAAAATATCCTCTCTACGTCAAAGCGCATGAGGGGACTTGTGGAAAGTCTCCTTGAGCTTGCAAGGCTTGACAATAACAGGGCTGCCGTGAAGCTTGCCACCCTTGACCTCAGCAAGCTCATAAACGACAGTATACTGCCCTTTGAGCCGCTGTTTTACGAGAACGATATGGAGCTTGCAACTGATATCGATGACGAGATAAGCGTAGAGGGCGACAAGGACAAACTGAGACAGGTGATGAATATCCTGCTGGACAATGCCCTGAAATACTCCGACCCTGCGGATAAAGCCACGGTAAAGCTGAAACGTCAGGCTGCGAACTGCGTCCTGTCTGTGTCGGGGCTGGGAACACCGCTGACAAAGGAAGAGCTTGAGAACATCTTCAAGCGGTTCTACCGCGTAGATCAGGCAAGAAACGACGGTCAGAGCTACGGTCTGGGACTTTCCATTGCCGAGAGCATAGTCGCTGAGCATAACGGCAAGATATGGGCTGAGAGCAGTAACGGGTACAATACCTTCTATGTATCTCTGCCTCTCACAGCCAAACAGGAATGA
- a CDS encoding polyphosphate polymerase domain-containing protein translates to MDLRHEIKHEINYSDMITIRHRLSAVAYHDPHAIDGKYFIRSLYFDNLADKALMEKVNGLSRREKFRIRYYNGDTSVIHLEKKSKIDHLGNKQSAPLTAQQAQSIVDGDTEWMLDSEHQLIRELYSKMKSQGIAPKTIVDYTREPFIYPAGNVRVTLDYNVRGGMRCTDFLDPDCVTVPVSDSIILEVKWDCFLPDIIRDAVALADRREGAFSKYAACRIYG, encoded by the coding sequence ATGGATCTCAGACATGAGATAAAGCATGAGATAAACTACTCGGACATGATAACGATCCGCCACAGACTCAGCGCAGTTGCATACCATGATCCACATGCCATAGACGGAAAATATTTTATCCGCAGCCTTTACTTCGATAATCTTGCAGACAAGGCTCTTATGGAAAAGGTCAACGGTCTGAGCCGCCGTGAGAAATTCCGCATAAGATACTACAACGGTGATACCTCGGTCATTCATCTTGAAAAGAAAAGCAAGATAGACCACCTTGGCAACAAGCAGAGCGCTCCCCTAACAGCGCAGCAGGCGCAGAGCATAGTTGACGGTGATACGGAGTGGATGCTTGATTCGGAGCATCAGCTCATACGGGAGCTTTACTCCAAAATGAAGTCCCAGGGCATAGCTCCGAAAACTATCGTGGACTACACCAGAGAACCATTCATCTATCCCGCAGGAAATGTCCGCGTCACGCTGGACTACAACGTGCGCGGCGGCATGAGATGTACGGATTTCCTTGACCCCGACTGTGTGACAGTTCCGGTGTCGGACTCTATCATACTCGAAGTCAAGTGGGACTGCTTCCTGCCCGACATAATCAGAGATGCAGTTGCCCTTGCAGACAGGCGCGAGGGAGCTTTTTCAAAATACGCAGCCTGTCGAATCTACGGATAA